CGGTGGTCACCACCATCGTCGCGGTCGCCGTCGTATGGCGGTTCGTCCTCGACCCCTCGGACGGGCTCGTCGCCGGTCTAGCCTCCGAACTCGGCCTGACCGCACCGGACTTCCTCGGCTCCGAGACCTGGGCCATGCCCTCGCTGATCGCGATGGCGGTGTGGCGCAACCTCGGCACCGTGATGGTCCTGTTCATCGCCGGACTGCAGGCCATCCCCACCGAGGTCCGCGAGGCCGCGCGGCTGGACGGCGCGAGCGCCTGGCAGGAACTGCGGCGCGTCACCGTGCCGTTGCTGCGGCCGACGATGCTCTACGCCACCGTCATCACCTCGATCGGCTACCTCAACGTGTTCGAGGAGCCCTTCGTGATGACCCAGGGCGGCCCCTCCAACGCCACCATGACCGTCTCCCTGGACATGTACCAGGAGGGCTTCAACTTCTTCCACATGGGCTACGCGAGCGCCATGGCGTACGTCCTGTTCGTGGTGATCATGGGCATCACGGTGCTCCAGCTCCGACTGCTGAAGGACAACACCTCATGACGGCGCCGACGGTGACCGACCCGACGGCGACCGCCCCGACCCGCCGTCGCCCGGGCCGGGTCCGAGGACCCCTGCTGTACACGGTCGCCTCGCTGGGGCTGCTGGTCATGTCCGCACCGTTCCTGTGGATGGCGCTGTCCGCCTTCAAGACGAAGAAGGACCTCACCGCCAGCCCGCCGGTGTGGATCCCCAGCCACTGGACGCTCGCCAACTTCCGTGCGCTGCTGGACCAGTTGGACATGGCACGGTACTTCATGAACTCGCTGATCGTGGCGGTGCTCGTGACCGTCTGCAATCTGCTGTTCTGCTCGATGCTCGGCTACGCGCTGGCCAAGCTTCAATTCACCGGCCGCTCCAAGGTGTTCGGCATCGTCCTCGCGGCCCTGATGGTGCCGGGCAACCTGCTCGTGCTGCCGCTGTACGTGCTGATGACCAAGCTGAACCTCATCGACAGCTACGCCGGACTCGTCCTGCCGTTCGCCGCCGGGGCCTTCGGGGTCTTCCTCATGCGGCAGTTCATGCAGTCGATCCCCGACGAACTCCTCGAAGCGGCCCGCATCGACGGCGCCGGCGAGTGGTACATCTTCTGGCGCATCGTGCTGCCCCTGGTCAAGCCCGCCCTGGCGACCCTGACGATCTTCACCTTCCTCGGGTCCTGGAACAACTTCGTCTGGCCGCTGATCGCGACCAACGACCCCGGCAAGTACACGCTCCCCGTGGCGTTGGCGACCTTCGCCAACGATCCCAACCGCACGGTCGGCGGCGGCAACGGCATGTTGATGGCCGGCTCCCTGCTCGTCGTGCTGCCGGTGCTGCTCGTCTTCGCCGTACTGCAACGCCACTTCACCCAGGGCATCGCGACCGCCGGACTCAAGTAGCTCGCTCCGTACTCCCGTTGGCCCCACACCCCGTTGCCCGCCTGCCCCACCCAGCAGAAAGACACGTCGAACCATGAGTCACACGCCCACCCCGTTCCCCGACGGCTTCCTGTGGGGCGCGTCCACAGCCGCCCACCAGATCGAGGGGAACAACGTCAACAGTGACTGGTGGCGCAAGGAACACGACCCGGCGGCGGGGATCGAGGAGCCGAGCCTGGACGCCTGCGACAGCTACCACCGCTGGGAGCAGGACATGGACCTGCTCGCCCAACTCGGCTTCACCGACTACCGGTTCAGCGTCGAGTGGGCCCGCATAGAACCCGTCCCGGGCACGTTCTCCCGCGCCGAGACCGCCCACTACCGCCGCATGGTCGACGGCGCCCTCGCCCGCGGCCTGCGCCCGATGGTGACCCTGCACCACTTCACGGTCCCGCAGTGGTTCGAGGACCTCGGCGGCTGGACCGCCGACGGCGCGGCCGACCTGTTCGCCCGCTATGTCGAGCAGTGCGCGCCGATCATCGCGGACGGCGTCCGCCACGTGTGCACCATCAACGAGCCCAACATGATCGCCGTGATGGCGGGTGCCGCCAAGGCCGGTGACCAGGGCTTCCCGCCCGCCGGACTGCCCACCCCGGACGAGGAGACCACCCACGCGGTGATCGCCGCCCACCGGGCCGCCGTCAAGGCGGTGCGCGCGATCGACCCCGCCATCCAGGTCGGCTGGACGATCGCCAACCAGGTCTACCAGGCGCTGCCCGGCGCCGAGGACATCACCGCCGCCTACCGCCACCCCCGCGAGGACGTCTTCATCGAGGCCGCGTGCGACGACGACTGGATCGGCGTCCAGTCCTACACCCGCACCAAGATCGGCACCGACGGCCCGACCCCCGCGCCCGAGGACGCCGAACGCACCCTGACGCAATGGGAGTTCTACCCGGAGGCCGTCGGCCACGCCCTGCGCCACACCGCCGACATCGTCGGCCCCGGCGTCCCGCTGATCGTCACGGAGAACGGCATCGCCACCGCCGACGACACGCGCCGTATCGACTACTACGCCGGCGCCCTGGACGCGGTCGCCGCCGCCCTCGACGACGGCCTGAACATCGACGGTTACCTGGCCTGGAGCGCCCTCGACAACTACGAATGGGGCTCCTACCGGCCGACGTTCGGCCTGATCGCCGTGGACCCGGTCACCTTCGCCCGCACCGCGAAGCCGTCCGCCGCCTGGCTCGGCGCCCTGGGCCGCACCCGCGAACTGCCGCGCACGGCAGGCCGGAACGCGTAACTGCCCCCAAGTCCCGGGAGCCGACGGTCCCCTGACATCCCGTCGGCTCCCGCCCCACCGCCGTCCCGTACGGGACACGACGACGCACCCACCCTTCCCCTGCCCGTCCCGCCCGCATTCCCCTGGGAGTTGGACCCGCATGAACCGTCGTACGTTCCTCACCACCGCCACGGCCGGAGCCGCCGCCCTCACCGCCGCGACGCCCCTCGCCTCCGCGTCGACCCGTGGCCGCCCCGCCTCCGACAGGGCGCCGCTGCGGACCTGGTTCGAGTCGACCTACCGGTCGATGACCGGGATGACCACCGAACTCGGCCTGACCGCCGACACGATGGACGTCTCCGGCACCGGCACTCCCGTGCCCTCGACGCAGACCTCGCCGACCAACATCGGCTGCGGCCTGTGGTCGACCGTCGCCGCGGCCGGCCTCGGCGTGATCTCCGGGTCGGCCATGCACCGGCGCCTGTCCCGCACCCTCGCGGCGGTCGAGAAGCTGGAGCGCGCGCACGGCTTCTGGTTCAACTGGTATGACGCGTACGACGGTTCGGTCCTCACCAGCTGGCCCGGGACGGGTGACCCGGTGCGCCCCTTCCTCTCCACCGTCGACAACGCCTGGCTGGTCGCCGGACTGAGGATCGCCGCCGACGCAGACCCGGAACTGCGTCCGCGCGTCGCCCGGCTCCTCGCCGACGCCGACTGGTCGTACTACTACACCCCCTACGACCCGGCCGACCCGGTCGCCGGACCCGGTCAACTGCGCGGCGGCTTCTGGCCGGACAAGCCCGGCAAGGGCGAACCCACGGGCCACCACTACGGCGCCCTCAACACCGAACCCCGCATGGCCAGTTACCTCGGCATAGCCGACAACTCCCTCCCCACCGAGCACTATTGGCACCTGTTCCGCACCCTCCTGCCCGGCATGGGGCAGGAACAGGAACCCGAGGGCTCCTACGTCACGATCGACGGCGTACGGGTGTGGGAGGGCCACTACACCTACCGCGGCCGCAAGCTCGTCCCCACCTGGGGCGGCTCGATGTTCGAGGCGCTGATGGTCCCGCTGTTCGTGCCCGAGGCCGCCTGGTCGCCGTACTCGTGGGGCACCACCCACCAGCGCTATGTGCGCAGTCAGATCGAACACGGCCTGGACGAGGCGAAGTACGGCTACTGGGGCTTCTCACCCGCCAACATCCCCGAGGGCGGCTACCGCGAGTACGGCGTCGACGCGATCGGCATGCAGGAGGACGGCTACGACTCCCTCGGCGTCGTCACCCCGCACGCCTCCTTCCTCGCCCTGCCGTACGCCGCGCCCGAGGCCCTCGCCAACCTCACCGCGCTGGCACGGGACTTCGGCGCCTACGACGACCGCTACGGCTTCCGCGACTCCGTCGACACCGCGAACGGCCGCGTCAGCGACTCCGTCCTCGCCCTCGACCAGGGCATGATCGCCGCCGCACTCGCGCAACACCTGCGCCCTGGCCTCCTCCAGCGCCCCTTCCGCACGGAAGGTTTCCGCTCGCGGGTCCGCCCCCTCCTCGGCAAGGAGCGCTTCAGCATCTGAGAAAGGCGCGGGGATCCGACCGGGCCGGGACTCGGCTGGGAAATCGGGACTCGGGCCGGGAAACAGTGTGGAAACCTGCGCGTCCAGGTTGCGTGGCGCGCAACCTAGTGCGTATAGCGATACTCGTATTAGCATGCGTCGCGTATCTACGGCGCGAGCGAGACGAGAGATCATGGCTCCCCTGCAATACGACTTCGTCATCGTCGGCGGTGGATCCGCCGGCAGCGCACTGGCGAACCGGCTCTCCGCGGACC
The nucleotide sequence above comes from Streptomyces sp. N50. Encoded proteins:
- a CDS encoding glycoside hydrolase family 1 protein, whose translation is MSHTPTPFPDGFLWGASTAAHQIEGNNVNSDWWRKEHDPAAGIEEPSLDACDSYHRWEQDMDLLAQLGFTDYRFSVEWARIEPVPGTFSRAETAHYRRMVDGALARGLRPMVTLHHFTVPQWFEDLGGWTADGAADLFARYVEQCAPIIADGVRHVCTINEPNMIAVMAGAAKAGDQGFPPAGLPTPDEETTHAVIAAHRAAVKAVRAIDPAIQVGWTIANQVYQALPGAEDITAAYRHPREDVFIEAACDDDWIGVQSYTRTKIGTDGPTPAPEDAERTLTQWEFYPEAVGHALRHTADIVGPGVPLIVTENGIATADDTRRIDYYAGALDAVAAALDDGLNIDGYLAWSALDNYEWGSYRPTFGLIAVDPVTFARTAKPSAAWLGALGRTRELPRTAGRNA
- a CDS encoding glucoamylase family protein, coding for MNRRTFLTTATAGAAALTAATPLASASTRGRPASDRAPLRTWFESTYRSMTGMTTELGLTADTMDVSGTGTPVPSTQTSPTNIGCGLWSTVAAAGLGVISGSAMHRRLSRTLAAVEKLERAHGFWFNWYDAYDGSVLTSWPGTGDPVRPFLSTVDNAWLVAGLRIAADADPELRPRVARLLADADWSYYYTPYDPADPVAGPGQLRGGFWPDKPGKGEPTGHHYGALNTEPRMASYLGIADNSLPTEHYWHLFRTLLPGMGQEQEPEGSYVTIDGVRVWEGHYTYRGRKLVPTWGGSMFEALMVPLFVPEAAWSPYSWGTTHQRYVRSQIEHGLDEAKYGYWGFSPANIPEGGYREYGVDAIGMQEDGYDSLGVVTPHASFLALPYAAPEALANLTALARDFGAYDDRYGFRDSVDTANGRVSDSVLALDQGMIAAALAQHLRPGLLQRPFRTEGFRSRVRPLLGKERFSI
- a CDS encoding sugar ABC transporter permease, coding for MSLVTGSTADSAATGPTALSKTPVGPPGGPGRRPLGRHNLHGWLFSTPFLVLFGVFMLLPIVATLLMSFTDFGARDVTRPFEAEFVGFDNYTRLFDDDVFRTALFNTGYFVVVGVPLTVVLGLLVAVLLNNGIDRARTFFRVGFYAPVVTTIVAVAVVWRFVLDPSDGLVAGLASELGLTAPDFLGSETWAMPSLIAMAVWRNLGTVMVLFIAGLQAIPTEVREAARLDGASAWQELRRVTVPLLRPTMLYATVITSIGYLNVFEEPFVMTQGGPSNATMTVSLDMYQEGFNFFHMGYASAMAYVLFVVIMGITVLQLRLLKDNTS
- a CDS encoding carbohydrate ABC transporter permease produces the protein MTAPTVTDPTATAPTRRRPGRVRGPLLYTVASLGLLVMSAPFLWMALSAFKTKKDLTASPPVWIPSHWTLANFRALLDQLDMARYFMNSLIVAVLVTVCNLLFCSMLGYALAKLQFTGRSKVFGIVLAALMVPGNLLVLPLYVLMTKLNLIDSYAGLVLPFAAGAFGVFLMRQFMQSIPDELLEAARIDGAGEWYIFWRIVLPLVKPALATLTIFTFLGSWNNFVWPLIATNDPGKYTLPVALATFANDPNRTVGGGNGMLMAGSLLVVLPVLLVFAVLQRHFTQGIATAGLK